The sequence ACCAGCTGCGCGCCGAACTCCGTGCCAAGGGCCACCGCTTCGAGACCCGGAGCGACACCGAGGTGGTGCTGCGCGCCTACCAGGAGTGGGGCGACGCCCTCGTCGAGCGGCTGGAGGGCATGTACGCCTTCGCCGTCTGGGACGAGCGCGAGCAGCGCCTGCTGCTGGTCCGCGACCGGCTCGGCGTCAAGCCGCTGTTCTGGGCCGAGATCGACGGCGGCCTCGCCTTCGGCTCCGAGCCCAAGGCGCTCTTCGCCCACCCGGAGATCACCCCCACGGTGGACGCCGACGGCCTGCGCGAGGCCTACAGCCTGCTCTTCAACACCGGCCCCACGGTCTGGGCCGGCGTCCGCGAGGTCCACCCCGGCGCGCTGCTCGTCCTCGACCGCAGCGGCATCCGCGAGACCCGCTACTGGGAGCTCACCGCCCGCCCCCACACCGACGGCCTGGACGCCACCAAGGAGCGGATCGGCGAGCTCGTCAACCGCGCCGCCCGCGCCCAGCTGGAGGCCGACGTCCCGCTCTGCAGCCTGCTCTCCGGCGGCCTCGACTCCACCGTCGTCACCGCCCTGGTCGCCGACGAACTGCGGCTCCAGGAGGGCCCGGACGCCAAGCTGCGCTCCTACGCCGTCGACTACAGCGACCAGGCCGAGCAGTTCACCGGCGACGTGCTGCGCACCGGCCACGACACCCCGTACGCCGCCGAGGCCGGCGCGTTCATCGGCAGCGACCACTCCACCGTGGTGCTCGACCCGCGCACCCTGCTGGACCTGGAGCACCGCCGCGCCGTCGTCGTCTCCCGGGACTCGCCGATCGGCGTCGGCGACATGGACACCTCGCTCTACCTGCTGTTCGGCGAGATCCGCAAGCACTCCACGGTCGCGCTCTCCGGCGAGGCGGCCGACGAGGTGTTCGGCGGCTACCCGTGGTTCCACAACCCCAAGGCGCTCGCCGCGCAGACCTTCCCCTGGCTGCTCGTCACCGGCGACGAGGCGGCCATGCCGATCAACCCGGACCTCGCCGCCCACCTGCGGATCGCCGAGTTCCGCGACGACACCTACCGCAGCGCGCTGGCCGCCGTCCCGCACGCCGACGGCGAGAGCCCCGAGGAGCACCGCCAGCGCGAGATGCAGCACCTGTCCATGACCCGCTGGCTGCGCCAGCTGCTGCACCGCAAGGACCGCCTCTCGATGGCCCAGGGCCTGGAGGTGCGGGTCCCGTACTGCGACCACCGGCTGGTCGAGTACGCCTTCAACACCCCCTGGGCGATGAAGAGCTACGACGGCCGGGAGAAGAGCCTGCTGCGCGCGGCAGGCCAGGGCATCGCCCCGGACTCGGTGCTGTGGCGGCCCAAGAACCACTACCCGGCGACCCACCACGCCGACTACAACGGCGGACTGCAGCGGCTCGCCCGCGAGGCGCTGGACGCGCCGCACGTGCGCGACATCGCCGACGAGACGGTGATCAAGGCCAGCCTGGACACGCCGGCCGACCAGCTGGAGTGGGGCCACCGGCTCAGGCTGGAGCGGGTCGTGGACCTCGCCCTCTGGCTGGACCACCACCGCCCGGCGCTCGCCGTCTGACGGTCCCTCCGGCGGCCCGGCACGCGCGTGCCGGGCCGCCGGGGCTTAGGCTGCCGTGAGGCGAGGACCGGCGCAGCGGCAGGAGGGCGAGGATGCGCGACCCCCGGCACGGGCCGCTGGTGGCGATGCTGCTGGTGCTCACCGTGGTCACCGGACTGGTCGACGCCGTGAGCTACCTCGCCCTCGGGCACGTCTTCGTCGCCAACATGACCGGCAATGTGATCTTCCTGGGCTTCGCCCTGGCCGGCGCGCCCGGCCTCTCCGCGCGCGCCTCGCTCGCCGCCCTCGCCGCCTTCCTGGCCGGCTCGCTCGCGGGCGGGCACCTCGCCCGCCGCCGCCCCGGCCACCGGGGCCGGCTGCTGGTGCTCGCCGTGGCGCTCCAGGCGGCGCTGTTCGCCGGCTGCGCCGTCCTCACCGCGTTCCTCGGCCACACCGCCGAACCGGTCCGCTACACCCTGATCGGCGTGCTCGGCGGCGCGATGGGCCTGCAGAACGCGGTGGTGCGCGCGCTCAAGGTGCCGGACCTGACCACCACCGTGCTGACGATGACCCTCACCGCGCTGGCCGCCGACCGGGCGGGCCCGCGCCGTCTCGCCTCGGCCGCCTGGATGTTCGCGGGCGCCCTGCTCGGCGCGGTGCTCGTCCTGCACGCCACCGTCCCGGCCGCCCTCACCGCCGCCCTGGCCCTGCTGCTCGCCGTCGCCGCCCTCACCCACCGCGCCTCCGGCCACCCGGCCGCCCCCTGGACCGACCCGGACGGCGCGCGCTGACGGCGGTCCGGCCGACCGGGGATCAGGTGATCGCCGAGATCAGGTAACTCCCGTCCGACTGCCTGCTGAGGACGAGATTCCAGACGATGCTTCCGCTCGCACCTGCGGCAAGCGGCGCGGTCCAGCCGTCCTCGGCGTAGTAGGCGCCCCATACCGAAGCGGTGAGCCTGACCACGGGCTCGTCCAGCTGACCGGTCGGGTGGGGGTCAGGACGGTCGGGATAGACGAAGGCCGATGCTACGACCGACCGCGCGCGATGGCTCTGTACGTCCTCGGCCCCGGTGGCTGCCTCCGCCCGCCCCGGGCGGGCGGAGGCCGGGGAAGCCGCCAGCGCGGGGACGAGGTACGGCACGGCCCTAGCGATCCCGCCGTCCGGGCCGGGGTCGCCGAGCGCCTGATCGAACGAGCTCCGGGTCACGGCCCAGGCGGTCGCGACCGACTCGGGGTCCCTGCGGTCCACCACGAGGACCGGTGCCGTACCGGCCGGCGGAGGCGGTGGGGGAGTCCGGGGCCAGCCTGTCGCGGGTTTCGGAGCACCCTTGACCTCGGTCCCGGGAAGGACCTCGCCCGCCTCGTGGCAGGGATTGCACCGCTCACCCGCGCCGAAGTCGGTGTCGTAGGAGGTGGCCCAGCCGAGCACCATGCTGTGCAGGGTGTTCGCGCGTTCTTTGCGGACGCCGGAGATCCGGAACGGTCGGCCGTCGTCCTGGAGCCGCCAGCTGTGCCGCTTCCCGTCGACCGAACCCTCGACGACCAGCACGTAGTCGTAGCTGTGGTCGGTCGCGAGCACGGTGAGGCCGATGAGCTCGGGCTTCAGGGACTCCAGGTAGAGGTACTTGTTGCGGAAGTACGGAGCGTAGGAGACCCCGTCGGAGCCGGCGATCAGAGCGGCGGGATCGGGTGAGTCGAGGTCGATGCCGAGTTCGGTCCAGTCGCCCTCGCCCTGGCCCCGGCAGGCGAGCACGGTGCCGGGCTCGGGGTCGCGCGGTGCTCCGACGATCTCGGCCCGGACGCTGTCGATGACGACGGAACGTCCCACGCCGCCGACTGCGGTGACGGCCAGCCTTGAGGTGCCGTAGTCCATGCCGCCCTGCCGGTGTGCCCAGGTCCGGC comes from Streptomyces sp. TLI_053 and encodes:
- a CDS encoding YoaK family protein, coding for MRDPRHGPLVAMLLVLTVVTGLVDAVSYLALGHVFVANMTGNVIFLGFALAGAPGLSARASLAALAAFLAGSLAGGHLARRRPGHRGRLLVLAVALQAALFAGCAVLTAFLGHTAEPVRYTLIGVLGGAMGLQNAVVRALKVPDLTTTVLTMTLTALAADRAGPRRLASAAWMFAGALLGAVLVLHATVPAALTAALALLLAVAALTHRASGHPAAPWTDPDGAR
- the asnB gene encoding asparagine synthase (glutamine-hydrolyzing), which codes for MCGITGWVSFHQDVRQSAPVIEAMTATMTLRGPDAGGVWLGRHAALGHRRLAVIDIDGGAQPMPDRRDEPGVVLTYSGEVYNHHQLRAELRAKGHRFETRSDTEVVLRAYQEWGDALVERLEGMYAFAVWDEREQRLLLVRDRLGVKPLFWAEIDGGLAFGSEPKALFAHPEITPTVDADGLREAYSLLFNTGPTVWAGVREVHPGALLVLDRSGIRETRYWELTARPHTDGLDATKERIGELVNRAARAQLEADVPLCSLLSGGLDSTVVTALVADELRLQEGPDAKLRSYAVDYSDQAEQFTGDVLRTGHDTPYAAEAGAFIGSDHSTVVLDPRTLLDLEHRRAVVVSRDSPIGVGDMDTSLYLLFGEIRKHSTVALSGEAADEVFGGYPWFHNPKALAAQTFPWLLVTGDEAAMPINPDLAAHLRIAEFRDDTYRSALAAVPHADGESPEEHRQREMQHLSMTRWLRQLLHRKDRLSMAQGLEVRVPYCDHRLVEYAFNTPWAMKSYDGREKSLLRAAGQGIAPDSVLWRPKNHYPATHHADYNGGLQRLAREALDAPHVRDIADETVIKASLDTPADQLEWGHRLRLERVVDLALWLDHHRPALAV